A region from the Methanobrevibacter sp. genome encodes:
- a CDS encoding helix-turn-helix domain-containing protein, which yields MSGKSKVDVLKNVKKTALDEEIAKYVAYHRYYQRLIAIRIISEGHSIAEAARIIGKSYQTVHRWAKTCESEGLEGLKPSFGGGRPSKLTYDQLIELDKIIEETPNMSMKDVHLLVNEKFNVDYSLKQIGKIVKKLGYNYSKAYPKFSKSPEDAEKQLKKT from the coding sequence ATGTCAGGAAAATCCAAGGTTGATGTTTTAAAAAATGTGAAAAAAACAGCCCTTGATGAAGAAATCGCAAAATATGTTGCCTACCACAGGTATTATCAACGATTAATTGCAATTAGAATAATCAGTGAAGGTCATAGCATTGCGGAAGCTGCAAGAATAATTGGAAAATCATATCAAACAGTTCATCGATGGGCTAAAACATGTGAAAGTGAAGGTTTGGAAGGTTTAAAACCCTCATTTGGTGGTGGAAGACCTTCAAAATTGACATATGATCAACTAATTGAATTAGATAAAATCATTGAAGAAACACCTAATATGTCAATGAAAGACGTACATCTTCTTGTTAATGAAAAATTCAATGTAGATTATAGTTTAAAGCAAATAGGAAAAATTGTGAAAAAATTAGGATACAATTACAGCAAGGCATATCCCAAATTTTCAAAATCTCCTGAAGATGCTGAAAAACAGTTAAAAAAAACTTAG
- a CDS encoding CRISPR-associated endoribonuclease Cas6, which translates to MMDLILEGDIDLIEFAYDVGLGEKNSMGFGMIRYIEPND; encoded by the coding sequence ATGATGGATTTAATTCTTGAAGGAGATATCGATTTAATTGAATTTGCCTATGATGTAGGCCTTGGAGAAAAGAATTCTATGGGCTTTGGCATGATTAGATATATTGAACCTAACGATTAA
- the brxL gene encoding protease Lon-related BREX system protein BrxL, which yields MGGHDLQDDLNEKLKQYFDGKIVRKDLTKRVKEGANVPVYVLEYLLGKYCSQDDALVEQGVQTVKNILANNYVRPDEAQKILSKLREYGSYSIIDVVTVRLEYKFDTYLATFSNLGLKDIPINPEFPKRYERLLGGNLWCMVNLEYDFDESDFRANTIKIKDLQPIQLPNINLDEILINRKNFTKDEWIDVILKSCGMEPTQFDERVKWLLIARLIPLVENNFNLCELGPRGTGKSHIYKEISPNSILVSGGQTTVANLFYNMATRQIGLVGLWDCVAFDEVAGIKFKDQDGIAIMKDFMASGSFSRGKEEKNANASMVFVGNINQSVESLLKTSSLFDPFPNEMGTDTAFFDRMHCYIPGWEIPKYRPEFFTDDFGFITDFLSEFFREMRKRSFNDAYQDYFKLGFDLNQRDVMAVNRMVSGLVKLVYPDGIFDKEEIREILELALESRRRVKEQLKKIGGMEFYDVNFSYIDLEENHENYVGVQEQSSSTLIPDGDLKPGHLYSIGESENGKLGVFKFETEMMNGSGKFTPSGIGSKKPITESVKIAYQYFKSNANSVSGNISYKDKDYVMQVKDLHGVGMTKQLTLATFIALCSVAINRQVIPATAILGNFSLGGTVEKVQNLADALQVCLDAGAKKVLIPMSSYADFGLVPPELLSKFTMIPYNNPEEAVMKALGVE from the coding sequence ATGGGTGGACATGATTTACAAGATGATTTAAATGAAAAATTGAAACAATATTTTGATGGTAAAATTGTAAGAAAAGATTTAACAAAAAGAGTTAAGGAGGGAGCAAATGTTCCAGTTTATGTTTTAGAATATCTGCTGGGTAAATATTGTTCTCAAGATGATGCTTTAGTTGAACAAGGTGTTCAAACAGTTAAAAATATTCTTGCAAATAATTATGTAAGGCCTGATGAAGCTCAAAAAATATTATCAAAATTAAGAGAGTATGGTTCTTATTCAATCATTGATGTTGTAACTGTTCGGTTAGAATATAAATTTGATACTTATTTGGCAACTTTCTCAAATTTAGGTCTTAAAGATATTCCTATCAATCCTGAGTTTCCAAAAAGATATGAAAGACTTTTAGGCGGTAATTTATGGTGTATGGTAAACTTAGAATATGATTTCGATGAATCTGACTTTAGAGCTAATACAATTAAAATTAAAGATTTGCAACCTATTCAGCTCCCGAATATTAATTTGGATGAAATATTAATCAATAGGAAAAATTTCACTAAAGATGAATGGATTGATGTAATTTTAAAATCATGCGGTATGGAACCCACCCAATTTGATGAAAGGGTAAAGTGGTTATTAATAGCTAGATTAATTCCACTTGTTGAAAATAACTTTAATTTATGCGAACTAGGCCCTAGAGGAACAGGTAAATCACATATTTATAAAGAAATCTCTCCAAATTCAATTTTAGTTTCAGGTGGTCAAACTACTGTTGCTAATTTATTTTATAATATGGCTACTAGACAAATTGGTCTTGTAGGATTATGGGACTGTGTTGCCTTTGATGAAGTGGCTGGAATCAAATTTAAAGACCAAGATGGAATAGCTATTATGAAAGATTTTATGGCTTCAGGTTCATTTTCCAGGGGAAAAGAAGAAAAAAATGCAAATGCATCAATGGTATTTGTTGGAAACATCAATCAAAGTGTTGAATCATTACTAAAAACATCCAGTTTATTTGATCCATTCCCAAATGAAATGGGAACTGATACAGCATTTTTTGATAGGATGCATTGTTATATTCCAGGTTGGGAAATACCAAAATACAGACCGGAATTCTTTACTGATGATTTTGGATTCATAACTGATTTTTTATCAGAATTCTTCCGTGAAATGCGTAAACGGTCATTTAATGATGCGTATCAAGATTATTTTAAACTTGGGTTTGACTTAAACCAAAGAGATGTAATGGCAGTTAACCGTATGGTTTCAGGTCTTGTAAAATTAGTTTATCCGGATGGTATTTTTGATAAGGAGGAGATTCGTGAAATCCTAGAATTGGCTCTTGAATCAAGAAGAAGAGTTAAAGAACAACTTAAAAAGATTGGTGGAATGGAATTTTATGATGTAAACTTTTCATATATTGATTTAGAAGAAAACCATGAAAATTATGTTGGAGTACAAGAACAATCAAGTAGCACTCTAATTCCGGACGGAGATTTAAAACCAGGACATTTATATTCAATTGGTGAATCCGAAAATGGAAAACTAGGTGTTTTCAAATTTGAAACAGAAATGATGAATGGATCTGGAAAATTCACACCAAGTGGCATAGGTTCTAAAAAACCAATTACAGAATCTGTAAAAATAGCTTATCAATATTTCAAGTCAAACGCAAACTCAGTTAGTGGGAATATTTCATATAAAGATAAAGATTATGTGATGCAGGTTAAAGATTTACATGGAGTTGGAATGACAAAGCAATTAACTTTGGCAACCTTTATAGCATTATGTAGTGTTGCAATAAATCGTCAAGTTATTCCTGCAACAGCCATATTAGGTAACTTCTCTTTAGGTGGAACTGTTGAAAAAGTACAAAACCTAGCTGATGCACTACAAGTTTGTCTTGATGCGGGAGCTAAAAAAGTTTTAATTCCAATGAGTTCATATGCTGATTTTGGTTTAGTTCCTCCAGAATTATTATCTAAATTTACAATGATTCCATATAATAATCCGGAAGAAGCAGTAATGAAGGCTTTAGGAGTGGAATAA
- a CDS encoding DNA/RNA helicase domain-containing protein — translation MPIDDEEIIKNTYRTLMIRGMKGCYIYCEDMLLQGYIKKRLEMINR, via the coding sequence ATGCCAATAGATGATGAAGAAATAATCAAAAACACTTATCGCACACTGATGATACGTGGAATGAAGGGATGTTATATTTACTGTGAAGACATGCTGCTTCAGGGTTATATTAAAAAACGGCTTGAAATGATTAATCGTTAG
- the pglZ gene encoding BREX-1 system phosphatase PglZ type A, with the protein MNLEEIENRINSIIDEAYHRQIVFWYDENQEFIEDINNIQLNNAKLHILKDNNLIKTKYQIEFEDKNSNYLVYAPFSQPDDNENYLADLTHYAVPFSADKIEMIGQELGISPEFYHLLKKYSLFWNAKSRVNAFKDLNVSFTELNIKQAILAVLSNQKTLNFDYIVREVIINNFNEENEIIKNFEKYNILEDFWELISRKFKYSEDNPSVKRLVRFLILNYTAHLYQGPTPKSWDEYLVSDKNNAFIFISEFMDNANYSEYYDRIARELESKLNITSLSKTNIDSYINCDSFERFDENIINHYTELLFETKVDLGAEFKEILENRKKTHFYLKYEDNYEVLKYANLFISLINEFMRSELPEKPEEIIKEYSEKWVYLDSYYRKFYYFYDKLDDTEYLEDLRQLVENLYVNRFLSVINPKFTKKLAEKPISELDIPKQWKFFKQHIPTSIRKHKTAVIISDAFRYGCAVELFAELEKDPTRTPEIKPMLSTIPSYTALGMASILPNKEIVYEGDTILVDGMNCRSTDERNNILSSNVNEVIAISYEDVDKLKSKEFKELTKGLNLIYIYHNKIDARGDHAPSENEVFNAAQETIGDLEVLIKRLRDQGNFAKIFITADHGFIYKRDKLKEHDKVNLDKFPEKKHKRFILSEKPLKIDGAVSLSMEYLNMDRYVNVPIGADVFKAQGAGLNFVHGGASLEECIVPLLEVKAEKGAKNQRTVELQLISTKNKITNYDVMLTFFQKENISQDVLPLEASVYFVDEDNNKISGEQIIFADKNSDSAEDREFKERFRLLQKQYDKSKNYYLIIRDLKEDIEVNRIPFTIDLAFQDGFDFF; encoded by the coding sequence ATGAATCTTGAGGAAATTGAAAACCGGATAAATTCAATTATTGATGAGGCTTATCATCGCCAAATTGTCTTTTGGTATGATGAAAATCAGGAATTTATAGAAGATATTAATAATATTCAATTAAATAATGCTAAGCTACATATCTTGAAAGACAATAATTTGATTAAAACTAAATATCAAATCGAATTTGAAGATAAAAATTCTAATTATCTTGTTTATGCCCCATTCTCCCAACCTGATGATAATGAAAATTATTTAGCAGATTTAACCCATTATGCAGTTCCATTTTCTGCTGATAAGATTGAAATGATTGGACAAGAATTAGGGATTTCTCCTGAGTTTTATCATTTGCTTAAGAAGTATTCTTTATTTTGGAATGCTAAATCAAGAGTTAATGCATTTAAAGATTTGAATGTTTCTTTTACTGAATTAAATATTAAACAAGCTATTTTAGCAGTTTTGTCTAATCAGAAAACTTTAAATTTTGATTATATTGTTCGTGAAGTGATTATCAATAATTTTAATGAAGAAAATGAAATTATAAAAAACTTTGAAAAATATAATATCTTAGAAGATTTCTGGGAGTTAATTTCAAGGAAATTTAAATACTCAGAAGACAATCCATCTGTGAAAAGACTGGTCAGATTCTTAATTTTAAATTATACTGCACATTTATATCAAGGACCAACTCCAAAATCATGGGATGAATATTTAGTTTCTGATAAAAACAATGCTTTTATATTTATTAGTGAATTTATGGATAATGCAAATTATTCTGAATATTATGATAGAATAGCTAGAGAATTAGAATCAAAACTTAATATTACAAGCTTAAGTAAAACAAACATTGATTCTTACATAAATTGCGATTCATTTGAAAGATTCGATGAAAATATAATTAATCATTACACTGAATTATTATTTGAAACTAAAGTGGACTTAGGTGCTGAATTTAAAGAGATTTTAGAAAACAGAAAGAAAACTCATTTTTATCTAAAATATGAGGATAATTATGAAGTTTTAAAATATGCAAATTTATTTATTTCCTTAATTAATGAGTTTATGCGAAGTGAACTTCCAGAAAAACCTGAAGAAATTATTAAAGAATATTCTGAAAAATGGGTTTACTTAGATTCATATTATAGGAAATTCTATTACTTCTATGATAAATTAGATGATACTGAGTATCTTGAAGATTTAAGGCAATTAGTTGAAAACTTATATGTAAACCGTTTTTTAAGTGTAATTAATCCTAAATTCACTAAAAAATTAGCTGAAAAACCAATTTCTGAGTTAGACATTCCAAAACAATGGAAGTTCTTCAAACAACATATTCCAACTTCAATTAGGAAACATAAAACTGCAGTTATTATTTCAGATGCATTTAGATATGGCTGTGCAGTTGAATTATTCGCAGAGCTTGAAAAAGATCCAACAAGAACTCCGGAGATTAAACCAATGTTATCTACTATTCCATCATATACTGCATTAGGTATGGCCTCAATTTTACCTAATAAAGAAATTGTTTACGAAGGCGATACAATATTAGTTGATGGAATGAATTGCAGGTCAACTGATGAGAGGAATAACATTTTAAGTTCAAATGTTAATGAAGTAATTGCCATATCTTACGAAGATGTGGATAAATTAAAATCTAAGGAATTTAAAGAATTAACAAAAGGATTAAACTTAATTTATATTTACCATAATAAAATTGATGCTAGAGGAGACCATGCTCCTTCTGAAAATGAAGTGTTTAATGCTGCTCAAGAAACAATTGGAGATTTAGAAGTATTAATTAAAAGATTAAGAGATCAAGGTAATTTTGCTAAAATTTTTATTACTGCAGACCATGGATTTATTTATAAACGTGACAAATTAAAAGAGCATGATAAAGTTAATTTAGATAAATTCCCAGAAAAAAAACATAAACGTTTTATTTTATCTGAAAAACCTTTAAAAATAGATGGTGCAGTTTCTTTATCTATGGAATATCTAAACATGGATAGGTATGTTAATGTTCCGATAGGTGCAGATGTATTTAAAGCACAAGGTGCTGGACTTAATTTTGTTCATGGTGGAGCTAGTTTAGAAGAATGTATTGTTCCATTACTTGAAGTTAAAGCAGAAAAAGGTGCTAAAAACCAAAGGACTGTAGAACTTCAATTAATTTCAACTAAAAATAAGATTACAAATTATGATGTAATGTTAACATTTTTCCAAAAAGAAAACATTTCACAGGATGTTTTACCATTGGAAGCTTCAGTTTATTTTGTTGATGAGGATAATAATAAAATATCTGGTGAACAAATAATCTTTGCAGATAAGAATTCGGATTCGGCAGAAGATAGGGAATTTAAAGAACGTTTCAGATTACTGCAAAAACAATATGATAAATCTAAAAATTATTATTTAATTATTAGGGATTTAAAAGAAGATATTGAAGTTAATAGGATTCCATTTACAATAGATTTGGCTTTTCAAGATGGTTTTGACTTCTTTTAG
- a CDS encoding DUF1802 family protein, which produces MSESITKCLNEWNATIEALGQGKQSILIRKYGTNVDDFLLFPTVSYALKDNYLDSFQEDYKDFVRENALPNKKDSKFEVKYYAKVEKVVEKPSTRIGSLNNYHIWTRDHVKSYLGNSKAQVWILRVYELESPQYLNRTRGMRYANVDMEVKLDNLKPVLSDSEFESILKGI; this is translated from the coding sequence ATGTCAGAATCAATAACTAAATGTTTAAATGAATGGAATGCAACAATTGAAGCATTAGGTCAAGGAAAACAATCAATTTTAATTAGAAAATATGGTACAAATGTTGATGACTTTCTTTTATTTCCAACAGTAAGTTATGCCCTTAAAGATAATTATTTAGACAGTTTCCAAGAAGATTATAAAGATTTTGTTAGAGAAAATGCACTTCCAAATAAAAAGGATTCTAAATTTGAAGTAAAATATTATGCAAAAGTTGAAAAGGTTGTGGAAAAACCCTCAACTAGAATTGGTTCTTTAAATAATTATCATATCTGGACAAGAGACCATGTAAAATCATACTTAGGTAATTCAAAGGCACAAGTTTGGATTTTAAGAGTATATGAACTTGAAAGTCCCCAATATTTAAACAGAACCCGTGGAATGAGATATGCTAATGTAGATATGGAAGTTAAATTGGATAATTTAAAACCTGTATTGTCTGATAGTGAATTTGAAAGTATTTTAAAAGGGATTTAA